One genomic segment of Hordeum vulgare subsp. vulgare chromosome 2H, MorexV3_pseudomolecules_assembly, whole genome shotgun sequence includes these proteins:
- the LOC123424530 gene encoding prostaglandin E synthase 2: MRSLRAAQTLLASRSFLLSSRALHAAAASPAAAGRWGNAPPPPPTPTPCPGPSSRAGIAGAVSFSLTFATVAVAEVQAKERLPSDLLPRNVVLYQYQACPFCNKVRAFLDYHDIPYKVVEVNPLSKKEIKWSEYKKVPILTVDGEHLVDSTDIINILQHRISPDDEVTNEEETKWRKWVDEHLVHVLSPNIYRTTSEALESFDYIAKHGNFSYTERFAVKYAGAAAMYFVAKKLKKKYNITDERASLYDAANTWTEALNGRNFLGGSKPNLADLAAFGVLRPIRYLQSGKDMVEHTQIGEWYQRMEDAVGEPSRIPEGQYQE, encoded by the exons ATGAGGTCGCTCCGCGCGGCGCAGACCCTGCTCGCCTCCCGCTCGTTCCTCCTCTCCTCGCGCGCGCTCCAcgccgccgcggcctcccccgCCGCGGCCGGGCGCTGGGGcaacgccccgccgccgccgcctacgCCGACGCCCTGCCCGGGGCCGTCGTCCCGGGCCGGGATCGCCGGCGCGGTCTCCTTCTCCCTGACGTTCGCCACGGTGGCGGTGGCCGAGGTGCAGGCCAAGGAGCGGCTGCCCTCGGATCTGCTGCCCCGGAACGTCGTGCTCTACCAGTACCAGGCCTGCCCCTTCTGCAACAAGGTCAGAG CTTTCCTAGACTATCATGATATACCCTACAAAGTTGTGGAAGTTAATCCACTGAGCAAAAAGGAAATCAAGTGGTCTGAGTACAAGAAGGTCCCAATATTGACGGTAGATGGTGAACATCTGGTTGATTCTACAG ACATAATCAATATATTACAGCACAGGATCAGCCCTGATGATGAAGTCACTAATGAAGAGGAAACAAAATGGCGCAA GTGGGTTGATGAGCACCTTGTGCATGTATTGTCACCAAATATATACCGGACGACTTCAGAGGCTCTAGAATCTTTTGACTACATTGCAAAACATG GTAACTTTAGTTACACCGAGCGGTTTGCTGTGAAGTATGCTGGTGCTGCAGCAATGTACTTCGTGGCTAAGAAGCTTAAGAAGAAATACAACATTACTGATGAGCGTGCCTCATTGTATGATGCGGCCAACACGTGGACGGAAGCCCTGAATGGAAGAAATTTTCTCG GTGGCTCCAAGCCTAACTTGGCAGATCTGGCAGCATTTGGTGTTCTGAGACCTATCAGATACCTGCAGTCTGGAAAAGACATGGTTGAGCATACCCAAATCGGCGAGTGGTACCAGCGGATGGAAGATGCGGTCGGAGAACCATCGAGAATCCCGGAGGGCCAGTACCAGGAGTAG